The Strix aluco isolate bStrAlu1 chromosome Z, bStrAlu1.hap1, whole genome shotgun sequence genome contains a region encoding:
- the CCNB1 gene encoding G2/mitotic-specific cyclin-B1, with amino-acid sequence MIKRRLAPTGRLRPRGALEDIGNHGPEPKIRAEAQRATAEGIRGGEPSTSLVTFVENAASSRALGAAAEEQPLPVQEPQPEPSRLEPPAPTALETPGFAVREDKLFRAFSDVLLDVEHADKEDEDVEDDTNLDLCVSYVKDVYKYLGELEKNQPVRPKYLAGREIDGNMRALLVDWLVQIQMKCMLLQETLYMTVAIIDRFLQDNDVPKKTLQLVGISAMFIASKYEEVYPMSIGDFICITGDAYTKFQVHHMERKILKALDFCLGHPLPPHFLRRIAKIAKVEFKEYSLAKYLMELCIIDYDMVHFPSSKTAAAAACLTLKLLKGCKWTPTLEHYTSYTESDLFPVMQHMAKNIIIVNEGGTHYSAIKNKYAMSANSKISTAEELNSSIIWDLALPVVKY; translated from the exons ATGATCAAGCGCAGACTGGCCCCCACTGGGAGGCTGCGCCCCCGCGGCGCCCTGGAGGACATCGGCAACCACGGCCCTGAGCCGAAGATACGGGCTGAAGCACAGAGGGCGACGGCGGAGGGGATCCGCGGAGGGGAGCCAAGCACCAGCCTCGTCACCTTCGTGGAGAACGCGGCCAGCAGTAGGGCGCTGGGGGCCGCCGCTGAGGAGCAGCCGCTGCCAGTGCAGGAACCCCAGCCGGAGCCCTCTCGG CTGGAGCCTCCGGCTCCCACCGCCCTGGAAACACCTGGATTTGCCGTGCGAGAGGACAAGCTGTTTCGGgctttttctgatgttttgcttGATGTGGAACATGCAGATAAGGAAGATGAGGACGTAGAAGATGATACTAACCTGGACTTGTGCGTCAGCTATGTGAAGGACGTCTACAAGTATCTGGGAGAACTTGAG AAAAATCAACCTGTCAGACCTAAATACCTGGCTGGTCGGGAAATCGATGGGAACATGCGTGCCTTACTAGTAGACTGGCTTGTGCAAATACAGATGAAATGCATGCTCCTCCAGGAAACCTTGTACATGACAGTTGCTATCATTGATCGTTTCCTGCAG GACAATGATGTTCCCAAGAAAACATTGCAGCTGGTTGGTATCTCAGCTATGTTCATTGCCAGCAAGTACGAAGAGGTTTATCCCATGAGTATCGGAGATTTTATTTGTATAACTGGTGATGCTTACACAAAGTTCCAAGTCCACCATATGGAGAGGAAGATCCTGAAAGCCCTGGACTTTTGCCTGGGTCATCCCCTCCCTCCACACTTCCTAAGGAGGATTGCAAAGATTGCAAAG GTGGAATTCAAAGAGTATTCCCTGGCCAAGTACCTGATGGAGCTGTGCATTATAGACTATGATATGGTTCACTTCCCTTCATCCAAGACTGCAGCGGCTGCTGCCTGTTTGACTCTGAAACTCCTTAAGGGATGCAAGTGG ACGCCAACTCTGGAGCACTACACATCTTACACTGAGAGCGACCTTTTCCCAGTTATGCAGCACATGGCAAAGAACATTATTATTGTGAATGAGGGCGGTACCCATTATTCA GCAATCAAGAATAAATATGCCATGAGCGCAAACAGCAAGATAAGCACTGCTGAAGAGCTGAATTCTTCCATTATCTGGGATCTAGCTCTACCTGTAGTTAAATATTGA
- the CENPH gene encoding centromere protein H: MEPLQREPAGAETETEAETETEAGAGAGSKVKVDVLKLLRLRDQMKQQLMEYDTAVHANQESYPGHVKEKFIMRGREVLQRDMEEAKISFENKTLALQRSQLVIALRNRMKQNDNDSRLIMETVKHIVMLSRAIIEYQQQAREKEQKLIDIKRKRLSLKKAAQKLLQIDTVVKKQKEAQTSMQVSKLLEKMHDNLQKEREMTTVIQHVFQNIIIGSRINWAEDPSLKAIVLQLEKNVHVL; this comes from the exons ATGGAGCCGCTACAGCGGGAGCCGGCCGGGGCCGAGACTGAGACTGAGGCTGAGACTGAGACtgaggccggggccggggccgggtcGAAGGTGAAGGTGGACGTCCTTAAACTGCTCCG CCTGAGGGACCAGATGAAGCAGCAGCTTATGGAGTACGACACTGCAGTTCATGCCA ATCAAGAAAGTTACCCTGGTCATGTCAAAGAAAAGTTTATCATGAG aggcaGAGAAGTTTTGCAAAGAGATATGGAGGAAGCAAAAATCTCTTTTGAGAATAAGACGTTAGCCTTGCAAAG GAGCCAACTTGTGATTGCCCtgagaaacagaatgaaacaaaatgatAATGACTCACG ACTGATCATGGAAACTGTGAAACACATAGTAATGCTCAGCAGGGCAATAATTGAATATCAGCAG caagcACGTGAGAAGGAACAGAAATTGATTGACATTAAAAGGAAAAGGCTCT CACTAAAAAAAGCTGCACAGAAACTACTGCAAATAGATACTGTggtgaaaaaacaaaaggaggcaCAAACAAGTATGCAAGTGAGCAAACTGCTGGAGAAGATGCATGATAACttacaaaaagaaagagagatgaCTACAGTCATTCAACATGTCTTCCAG AATATCATAATTGGAAGCAGAATTAACTGGGCAGAAGATCCATCTTTAAAGGCAATTGTTCTACAGCTTGAGAAAAATGTCCACGTTCTGTGA